A portion of the Vanessa atalanta chromosome 14, ilVanAtal1.2, whole genome shotgun sequence genome contains these proteins:
- the LOC125068797 gene encoding connectin-like: MERRIARIMYILIIFALVNEMSIAVQAKDNNKRRSKEKMGGFHKNICDITDRDSKVHCYCENTREPRNATKAECWVFNGGIPRDDLIWQSFASQPTLQTLSFNVRVDGALGYVPTKALQYLQRLKSINIKYGNIVDVSSHAFANLTNLKEVSISQNQIETLQQYAFAYLPNLTVVNLEENMILEIGRDSFFDVPKLQKLVFTKNNISTISNGAFQHAFNLLELDLNKNNIFHLNRHTFDGLANLRKLDLRRNRIYNLTEFTFAELWNLQELLLGKNELKYISERAFDGLSQLRKLSLDDNKLASLPSGLFEGVRGLSSLDLRSNELHALTFDNIKPILDNLKPSGSNLLLEENNFVCDCRLQWMHILRNETKSQNTKDSLEGVTCKMDPPIVSSAYNKMPDVITNVNQNLLHADATLDKFTKTNETDKKLDEIKDMVNEINAKKGVKRNVLKIPPETLPCPAETRKTTETPPFVVDPVIPIQNEMKTFRFQEMNAAHNMPFVFGLILWSVCFVFFFT; this comes from the exons ATGGAGCGAAGAATAGCCAGGATAATGTACATCCTAATAATATTCGCGCTAGTAAATGAAATGTCGATCGCCGTTCAAGCGAAAGATAACAATAAGAGGCGTAGTAAAGAAAAGATGGGAGGATTCCACAAGAATATCTGTGACATAACCGATCGTGATTCTAAAGTCCATTGCTACTGTGAGAATACGAGAGAACCTAGAAATGCAACGAAGGCCGAATGCTGGGTATTCAATGGCGGTATACCCCGTGACGACCTCATCTGGCAAAGTTTCGCCTCCCAACCAACTTTGCAAACTTTATCTTTTAACGTTCGTGTCGATGGCGCGCTAGGCTACGTGCCGACCAAAGCGCTTCAGTACTTACAAAgacttaaatctataaatatcaaGTATGGTAACATAGTTGACGTTAGCTCTCACGCGTTCGCCAATTTAACTAATTTGAAAGAGGTATCAATTTCACAAAATCAGATTGAAACTTTGCAACAATATGCATTCGCCTACCTTCCTAATTTAACTGTGGTTAATTTAGaagaaaatatgatattagAAATTGGGAGGGACTCGTTCTTTGACGTTCCGAAATTGCAAAAacttgtatttacaaaaaataatatatcgacaATTAGTAACGGGGCATTTCAACATGCATTCAATTTGTTAGAATTGGACCTcaacaaaaacaacatattCCATCTGAACCGTCACACGTTTGATGGATTGGCTAACTTAAGGAAATTGGATCTCAGACGTAACCGAATTTACAACCTGACCGAATTCACGTTCGCCGAATTGTGGAATTTACAAGAGTTGCTTTTGGGAAAgaacgaattaaaatatatatcagagAGAGCGTTCGATGGTTTATCCCAACTCCGTAAATTGTCCCTCGATGACAATAAACTGGCGTCGCTTCCCTCCGGTTTATTCGAGGGCGTAAGGGGTCTCAGCTCCCTAGATTTGCGTTCCAACGAACTACACGCTTTAACTTTCGACAACATCAAGCCCATATTGGATAATTTGAAGCCTTCAGGCAGCAATTTGCTACTCGAAg agAATAACTTCGTTTGCGACTGCAGATTGCAATGGATGCATATATTACGGAACGAAACAAAAAGTCAGAATACAAAAGATTCGTTGGAAGGAGTGACGTGTAAAATGGATCCACCGATCGTTAGCTCCGCATACAACAAGATGCCAGACGTTATTACGAATGTAAACCAAAATTTATTACACGCTGATGCTACTTTagataaatttactaaaacaaatgaaacagaCAAGAAATTAGATGAGATAAAAGATAtggtaaatgaaataaatgctaAGAAAGGTGTTAAGagaaatgttttgaaaattcCACCCGAAACACTCCCGTGTCCTGCAGAAACGAGGAAAACAACCGAGACTCCACCATTCGTAGTAGATCCTGTGATTCCAATTCAAAATGAAATGAAGACGTTTAGATTTCAAGAGATGAATGCTGCTCATAACATGCCTTTTGTATTCGGCCTTATATTATGGAGTGTTTGTTTTGTGTTCTTCTTCACTTAG